One Cucurbita pepo subsp. pepo cultivar mu-cu-16 chromosome LG09, ASM280686v2, whole genome shotgun sequence DNA window includes the following coding sequences:
- the LOC111802564 gene encoding VQ motif-containing protein 4-like isoform X1 → MTNKINPTLPQPHASDSQHLPLLSLSLPISVTSPLITTPSMETSSIHQQNPSPPPPKPITRSESVNPYPTTFVQADSSSFKQVVQMLTGSPQTAKQASAKPVSGGSNADSVSKTHIPPIKSLPKRQQSGFKLYERRNSLNKLKINPLIPGFGSSCNSGFSPRNPEILSPSILDFPALALSPVTPLIPDPFDRSGLANAKSEAEAEDKAIKEKGFYLHPSPTTTPRESEPRLLPLFPLTSPRVPVDRDA, encoded by the exons ATGACCAACAAAATCAATCCAACCCTCCCTCAACCCCACGCCTCTGATTCTCAACACCTTCCCCtgttatctctctctcttcccatCTCTGTAACCTCTCCACTGATCACAACCCCATCAATGGAAACCTCTTCAATTCACCAACAAAACCCTTCTCCGCCGCCTCCAAAACCCATCACTCGATCCGAATCTGTAAACCCATATCCCACTACCTTCGTCCAAGCCGATTCCTCCTCTTTCAAACAAGTAGTTCAAATGCTCACCGGATCTCCTCAAACTGCTAAGCAAGCTTCTGCTAAGCCGGTTTCTGGTGGTTCCAACGCTGATTCTGTGTCGAAAACGCACATTCCGCCTATTAAATCGTTGCCCAAAAGGCAGCAATCTGGGTTTAAGCTCTATGAGCGGAGAAACTCCttgaataaacttaaaattaaccCGTTGATTCCGGGGTTTGGTTCGAGTTGTAATTCTGGGTTTTCTCCGAGAAACCCTGAGATTCTTTCTCCTAGCATTTTGGATTTTCCGGCGCTTGCTCTTAGTCCGGTCACGCCGCTTATTCCTGACCCGTTTGATCGATCTGGGTTGGCGAATGCGAAATCGGAAGCTGAGGCGGAAGATAAAGCGATTAAAGAAAAGGGGTTTTACTTACATCCATCACCGACCACTACACCTCGAGAATCTGAGCCTCGGCTGTTGCCTCTGTTCCCATTGACATCGCCTAGAGTTCCAG TTGACAGAGAtgcgtaa
- the LOC111802495 gene encoding serine/threonine-protein kinase HT1-like isoform X1, translating to MEEDPNSWLRRTKFSHTICYRLESLRLPSFPITSPSRPKSTLNKQRSLSPPSQTTLLSTFKDARNDSKRFSTPQPCRREPREEKGKSVFNKEAKVHNSSEEEKLRSPVRHLASFKGNERSTFMKEGSWTKLFEHKRGKVTAVDAVDEFSVDLSKLYFGFKFAYGAHSCLYHGLYFDKVVAIKVINLPKHDENGDLAGRITKQFGREVILLSRLHHPNVIKLVAACRKPGYWIITEYLSQGSLRAYLHKLENKSLPLQKLIAIALDIARGMEYIHSQRIIHRDLKPENVLIDQDFCLKIADFGIACEEAHCDTLADDLGTYRWMAPEMIKRKHYGRKVDLYSFGLILWELVAGRIPYENMTPIQAAYAVVNKVIVVLYHLVSSQLKHCSCCLFQNIRPVVPSECPPVMRGLIEQCLSVQPANRPEFWEVVKVLEQVESSVGGDGTLMNVEQKPSWEVHKKGLKHWIQKLGTHHSHTSLSSKSKFI from the exons ATGGAGGAAGATCCTAATTCTTGGTTAAGAAGAACCAAATTTTCCCACACAATTTGCTACCGTTTAGAGTCCTTACGATTGCCTTCCTTTCCTATCACATCTCCTTCTCGTCCTAAATCTACCCTTAACAAGCAGAGGTCTCTATCTCCACCTTCACAAACTACACTCTTAAGCACATTTAAGGATGCACGTAATGATTCGAAGCGATTTTCAACTCCGCAACCTTGTAGACGAGAGCCGAGAGAAGAGAAGGGTAAAAGTGTATTCAATAAAGAAGCTAAGGTGCATAATTCCTCAGAGGAAGAGAAGTTAAGAAGCCCTGTAAGGCATCTTGCATCATTTAAAGGCAATGAGAGATCCACGTTCATGAAGGAGGGTTCTTGGACCAAATTGTTTGAACACAAAAGAGGGAAGGTCACTGCTGTTGATGCTGTTGATGAATTCTCTGTTGACTTGTCTAAGTTGTATTTTGGATTTAAATTTGCTTATGGAGCTCATAGTTGCCTTTACCACGGACTTTACTTCGACAAAGTTGTTGCTATTAAGGTCATCAATCTACCAAAACACGACGAAAATGGCGATCTTGCAGGTCGCATAACGAAGCAGTTTGGTCGGGAAGTAATTCTTTTATCTCGTCTTCATCATCCCAATGTTATTAAG TTGGTAGCAGCTTGCAGAAAGCCTGGTTATTGGATCATAACAGAGTATCTATCTCAAGGTTCGTTAAGGGCATATCTACACAAACTTGAAAACAAATCTCTACCACTTCAAAAACTGATTGCCATTGCATTGGACATTGCTCGTGGAATGGAATACATTCATTCGCAACGCATCATTCATCGAGATCTCAAACCCGAAAATGTTCTTATTGATCAAGACTTTTGTCTTAAGATTGCTGATTTCGGCATTGCTTGTGAGGAAGCACATTGTGATACACTGGCCGACGATCTCGGAACTTACCGTTGGATGGCTCCCGAGATGATCAAACGTAAACATTACGGACGGAAGGTCGATCTCTACAGCTTTGGACTTATCCTGTGGGAATTGGTGGCAGGAAGAATCCCATATGAGAATATGACTCCAATCCAAGCAGCTTATGCAGTTGTTAACAAGGTAATAGTTGTTTTGTACCATCTTGTTTCTTCACAACTGAAACACTGTTCTTGTTGTTTGTTTCAGAATATCCGACCAGTCGTCCCGAGCGAGTGTCCTCCGGTGATGCGGGGATTGATCGAGCAATGTTTGTCGGTGCAACCAGCGAACCGGCCGGAGTTTTGGGAGGTGGTGAAAGTGCTAGAGCAAGTTGAGAGTTCAGTTGGGGGAGATGGGACATTGATGAATGTAGAGCAGAAGCCAAGTTGGGAAGTTCACAAGAAAGGTTTAAAGCATTGGATACAAAAGCTTGGTACTCATCATTCCCACACTTCTCTATCCTCCAAATCTAAATTCATATGA
- the LOC111802564 gene encoding VQ motif-containing protein 4-like isoform X3 encodes MTNKINPTLPQPHASDSQHLPLLSLSLPISVTSPLITTPSMETSSIHQQNPSPPPPKPITRSESVNPYPTTFVQADSSSFKQVVQMLTGSPQTAKQASAKPVSGGSNADSVSKTHIPPIKSLPKRQQSGFKLYERRNSLNKLKINPLIPGFGSSCNSGFSPRNPEILSPSILDFPALALSPVTPLIPDPFDRSGLANAKSEAEAEDKAIKEKGFYLHPSPTTTPRESEPRLLPLFPLTSPRVPG; translated from the exons ATGACCAACAAAATCAATCCAACCCTCCCTCAACCCCACGCCTCTGATTCTCAACACCTTCCCCtgttatctctctctcttcccatCTCTGTAACCTCTCCACTGATCACAACCCCATCAATGGAAACCTCTTCAATTCACCAACAAAACCCTTCTCCGCCGCCTCCAAAACCCATCACTCGATCCGAATCTGTAAACCCATATCCCACTACCTTCGTCCAAGCCGATTCCTCCTCTTTCAAACAAGTAGTTCAAATGCTCACCGGATCTCCTCAAACTGCTAAGCAAGCTTCTGCTAAGCCGGTTTCTGGTGGTTCCAACGCTGATTCTGTGTCGAAAACGCACATTCCGCCTATTAAATCGTTGCCCAAAAGGCAGCAATCTGGGTTTAAGCTCTATGAGCGGAGAAACTCCttgaataaacttaaaattaaccCGTTGATTCCGGGGTTTGGTTCGAGTTGTAATTCTGGGTTTTCTCCGAGAAACCCTGAGATTCTTTCTCCTAGCATTTTGGATTTTCCGGCGCTTGCTCTTAGTCCGGTCACGCCGCTTATTCCTGACCCGTTTGATCGATCTGGGTTGGCGAATGCGAAATCGGAAGCTGAGGCGGAAGATAAAGCGATTAAAGAAAAGGGGTTTTACTTACATCCATCACCGACCACTACACCTCGAGAATCTGAGCCTCGGCTGTTGCCTCTGTTCCCATTGACATCGCCTAGAGTTCCAG GATAG
- the LOC111802495 gene encoding serine/threonine-protein kinase HT1-like isoform X2, which yields MEEDPNSWLRRTKFSHTICYRLESLRLPSFPITSPSRPKSTLNKQRSLSPPSQTTLLSTFKDARNDSKRFSTPQPCRREPREEKGKSVFNKEAKVHNSSEEEKLRSPVRHLASFKGNERSTFMKEGSWTKLFEHKRGKVTAVDAVDEFSVDLSKLYFGFKFAYGAHSCLYHGLYFDKVVAIKVINLPKHDENGDLAGRITKQFGREVILLSRLHHPNVIKLVAACRKPGYWIITEYLSQGSLRAYLHKLENKSLPLQKLIAIALDIARGMEYIHSQRIIHRDLKPENVLIDQDFCLKIADFGIACEEAHCDTLADDLGTYRWMAPEMIKRKHYGRKVDLYSFGLILWELVAGRIPYENMTPIQAAYAVVNKNIRPVVPSECPPVMRGLIEQCLSVQPANRPEFWEVVKVLEQVESSVGGDGTLMNVEQKPSWEVHKKGLKHWIQKLGTHHSHTSLSSKSKFI from the exons ATGGAGGAAGATCCTAATTCTTGGTTAAGAAGAACCAAATTTTCCCACACAATTTGCTACCGTTTAGAGTCCTTACGATTGCCTTCCTTTCCTATCACATCTCCTTCTCGTCCTAAATCTACCCTTAACAAGCAGAGGTCTCTATCTCCACCTTCACAAACTACACTCTTAAGCACATTTAAGGATGCACGTAATGATTCGAAGCGATTTTCAACTCCGCAACCTTGTAGACGAGAGCCGAGAGAAGAGAAGGGTAAAAGTGTATTCAATAAAGAAGCTAAGGTGCATAATTCCTCAGAGGAAGAGAAGTTAAGAAGCCCTGTAAGGCATCTTGCATCATTTAAAGGCAATGAGAGATCCACGTTCATGAAGGAGGGTTCTTGGACCAAATTGTTTGAACACAAAAGAGGGAAGGTCACTGCTGTTGATGCTGTTGATGAATTCTCTGTTGACTTGTCTAAGTTGTATTTTGGATTTAAATTTGCTTATGGAGCTCATAGTTGCCTTTACCACGGACTTTACTTCGACAAAGTTGTTGCTATTAAGGTCATCAATCTACCAAAACACGACGAAAATGGCGATCTTGCAGGTCGCATAACGAAGCAGTTTGGTCGGGAAGTAATTCTTTTATCTCGTCTTCATCATCCCAATGTTATTAAG TTGGTAGCAGCTTGCAGAAAGCCTGGTTATTGGATCATAACAGAGTATCTATCTCAAGGTTCGTTAAGGGCATATCTACACAAACTTGAAAACAAATCTCTACCACTTCAAAAACTGATTGCCATTGCATTGGACATTGCTCGTGGAATGGAATACATTCATTCGCAACGCATCATTCATCGAGATCTCAAACCCGAAAATGTTCTTATTGATCAAGACTTTTGTCTTAAGATTGCTGATTTCGGCATTGCTTGTGAGGAAGCACATTGTGATACACTGGCCGACGATCTCGGAACTTACCGTTGGATGGCTCCCGAGATGATCAAACGTAAACATTACGGACGGAAGGTCGATCTCTACAGCTTTGGACTTATCCTGTGGGAATTGGTGGCAGGAAGAATCCCATATGAGAATATGACTCCAATCCAAGCAGCTTATGCAGTTGTTAACAAG AATATCCGACCAGTCGTCCCGAGCGAGTGTCCTCCGGTGATGCGGGGATTGATCGAGCAATGTTTGTCGGTGCAACCAGCGAACCGGCCGGAGTTTTGGGAGGTGGTGAAAGTGCTAGAGCAAGTTGAGAGTTCAGTTGGGGGAGATGGGACATTGATGAATGTAGAGCAGAAGCCAAGTTGGGAAGTTCACAAGAAAGGTTTAAAGCATTGGATACAAAAGCTTGGTACTCATCATTCCCACACTTCTCTATCCTCCAAATCTAAATTCATATGA
- the LOC111802603 gene encoding uncharacterized protein LOC111802603 yields the protein MAGHDSGDGEVSSAQAVLLGALAPGVNGPTWTTLKSAFLMLGLCLVLMLSLAFSASDSWLILHVTFLVVITATLFLLLNWFLSETGLVSVKNQMEELQMSPKSQDKSEKNE from the exons ATGGCAGGACACGATTCAGGCGATGGAGAAGTATCTTCAGCCCAAGCAGTTTTGCTCGGAGCCTTAGCCCCTGGGGTCAAC GGTCCTACATGGACTACGCTCAAGTCGGCGTTTCTGATGCTGGGGCTGTGTCTTGTCCTGATGCTTAGCCTTGCATTCTCTGCCAGTGATTCTTGGTTGATTCTTCATGTTACGTTCCTAGTGGTTATAACTGCGACCCTTTTCTTGCTTCTTAACTG GTTTCTTTCCGAGACTGGCTTGGTTTCAGTAAAGAATCAAATGGAAGAACTACAGATGTCCCCGAA
- the LOC111802443 gene encoding protein SMG7L → MATSANQSKKESLLNEVVSLEKQLTASILSKGILHSDVKDLYYKVCSIYERIFLNEHEQLELQDVEYSLWKLHYKLIDEFRKRIKRSSANVESPKLGTGQHSNDAQRSSSNHIAEFRLFLMEATKFYQKLILKIREYNGVQKEGLLYKAFGVSKGIDPKRKKTCQFLCHRLLVCLGDLSRYMEQHEKPDVHSHKWLAAATHYLEATMVWPDSGNPHNQLAVLATYVNDQFLAMYHCVRSSAVKEPFPDAWDNLLLLFERNRSSLMPSLSRDAEFDFLRPSEKCCLEIKSQTKDDRKSLETDLFSLLIRTLAFFFINSSLEQFTSTFSSMMRSLDELLSLDDSELNVSLESYELLDSVRTGPFRAIQIASIFIFMVQNLLSKANLNDLQQLELTHLALVATFIVMGRLVERSLKTSQWESSPLLPAVLVFVEWLPSVLDEVVRYGSDAKTRSSMSYFFGAFVELVQKLNVHTAEAHCSLAIPLWEDYELRGFTPLAFAHEPLDFSSHWEHIDNFECGAEHRAYRITVAATKISNIAKDYPEWIIHDKVEQNELPDKKELEDEEVILFKPLTRYNSAPISIAGSDEASPKSTEAQTISSDECLRRATSLLIQQTQGQTDPFAFHNLSRNKPFEQQHDVSEGTISTGPPSLSAWVINKGFTFNPVTEKGPGLQPIDELTLAFVNSLKLDDTENSASIPSSKSGKSDLFPPPPYSTPVPSAPYLPDDAVWTNATNANISRNIDQNDTFSGSAYSNWTAPQATYEHGPMIGGLTNMYPSSHRMSSSEWLRQYRENQVRAPPYNASGNVMNLQRNDTSRYEHLYPTMNMESPLRYPAFPAAFPAAFPAAYSTNENQKNMFFHGYERPNLYGCGVIDLRSEQPPVLMYLKDKEWQLQKDAANRSAAYMGN, encoded by the exons ATGGCTACCTCTGCAAATCAAAGCAAAAAGGAGAGCTTGCTTAATGAG GTTGTGAGCTTGGAAAAGCAGTTAACAGCATCAATCCTTTCCAAAGGGATATTACATTCAGATGTCAAAGATCTATACTACAAAGTTTGTTCAATTTACGAGAGAATTTTCCTTAATGAACATGAACAATTAGAGCTTCAAGATGTTGAATATTCTCTATGGAAGCTTCATTACAAGCTAATCGACGAGTTTCGGAAGCGGATAAAGAGAAGCTCTGCAAATGTAGAGAGCCCAAAGTTGGGGACAGGACAACATTCTAATGATGCACAGCGAAGTAGTAGCAATCATATTGCAGAATTTAGGTTGTTTCTCATGGAAGCAACAAAGTTCTATCAGAAACTGATATTGAAAATCAGGGAGTATAATGGTGTTCAAAAAGAAGGCTTGTTATATAAGGCTTTTGGTGTCTCTAAAGGCATTGAtccaaagagaaagaagacaTGTCAATTCTTATGTCACCGTCTCTTAGTTTGCCTTGGGGATCTTTCTAGGTACATGGAACAACATGAAAAACCAGATGTCCATTCCCATAAGTGGTTAGCTGCTGCTACTCATTACTTAGAAGCAACAATGGTTTGGCCTGATAGTGGAAACCCCCATAATCAG TTGGCTGTATTGGCAACGTATGTTAATGATCAGTTTCTCGCCATGTACCACTGTGTGAGAAGTTCTGCAGTCAAAGAGCCTTTTCCAGATGCTTGGGACAACCTTTTGTTACTATTTGAAAGA AATAGGTCATCTCTTATGCCTTCCCTATCTAGGGACGCCGAGTTCGATTTCTTGAGACCGTCCGAGAAGTGCTGTTTAGAAATCAAATCACAAACCAAAGATGATCGCAAGTCTCTAGAGACCGACTTGTTTTCTCTGCTCATCAGAACATtggctttctttttcataaattcGAG TTTGGAGCAATTCACAAGCACATTTTCATCTATGATGAGATCGCTGGATGAACTCTTGTCTCTAGATGATTCTGAATTAAACGTTTCATTAGAGTCGTACGAACTTTTGGATTCAGTGCGAACCGGCCCTTTCCGAGccatccaaattgcttccatATTCATCTTCATGGTACAGAATCTTCTCAGTAAAGCTAACCTGAATGATCTGCAGCAACTTGAGCTAACCCACTTGGCATTGGTTGCTACCTTTATTGTCATGGGACGTCTAGTCGAGAGATCGCTGAAGACGAGCCAATGGGAATCATCCCCTCTTTTACCTGCAGTGCTCGTTTTCGTGGAATGGTTACCAAGCGTTCTTGATGAAGTAGTAAGATATGGTTCTGATGCAAAAACTAGAAGCTCCATGTCATACTTTTTTGGTGCTTTTGTTGAGCTTGTACAGAAGCTGAATGTTCATACAGCTGAGGCACATTGTTCTCTTGCTATCCCTCTGTGGGAAGATTATGAGCTAAGAGGCTTCACTCCTTTAGCTTTTGCACATGAACCATTGGATTTCTCATCGCACTGGGAACACATCGACAACTTCGAATGCGGAGCTGAACACCGTGCTTATCGCATAACGGTTGCTGCTACTAAAATTTCGAATATCGCCAAGGATTATCCCGAGTGGATCATTCATGACAAAGTAGAACAAAATGAACTTCCAGATAAGAAAGAActggaagatgaagaagtcaTTCTTTTCAAGCCCCTCACGAGATACAATTCGGCACCAATCTCTATTGCAGGGAGCGATGAAGCGTCACCGAAAAGCACAGAGGCTCAGACTATATCTTCTGATGAATGTTTGAGGCGTGCCACGTCACTACTTATACAACAGACGCAGGGCCAGACCGATCCCTTTGCTTTTCATAATCTCAGCAGAAACAAGCCATTTGAGCAGCAGCATGATGTTTCAGAAGGCACCATATCAACTGGCCCTCCTTCACTTAGTGCCTGGGTGATCAATAAAGGTTTTACTTTTAACCCTGTTACAGAGAAAGGGCCTGGTTTGCAGCCCATTGATGAGTTAACTCTGGCATTCGTGAACAGTCTTAAACTCGACGATACTGAGAATTCTGCGTCGATTCCGAGCTCGAAATCTGGAAAATCCGACCTTTTTCCACCTCCTCCCTATTCCACCCCAGTACCTTCAGCTCCTTATTTACCTGATGATGCTGTTTGGACTAATGCTACCAATGCTAACATCTCTAGAAACATTGACCAAAATGATACATTTTCAGGAAGTGCTTATTCAAATTGGACTGCCCCTCAAGCTACATATGAACATGGTCCCATGATTGGTGGTCTTACGAATATGTATCCGTCGTCGCATCGAATGAGTTCTTCGGAATGGCTTCGTCAATATCGGGAGAATCAAGTACGGGCACCTCCCTACAATGCTTCTGGAAACGTTATGAACTTGCAAAGAAATGATACTTCAAGGTATGAACATTTGTATCCAACAATGAATATGGAGAGTCCATTGCGTTATCCAGCTTTCCCTGCAGCTTTCCCTGCAGCTTTCCCTGCAGCTTACAGCACGAATGAGAaccaaaaaaacatgtttttccaTGGTTATGAAAGGCCAAACCTGTATGGCTGCGGTGTTATTGATTTGAGAAGTGAGCAGCCACCGGTTCTGATGTATCTAAAAGATAAAGAGTGGCAGCTGCAAAAGGATGCTGCTAATAGAAGTGCTGCCTATATGGGGAATTGA